The Populus alba chromosome 6, ASM523922v2, whole genome shotgun sequence genomic interval ACGATTCTTCTCCCAAAGTGTAGATCTAGCTTGGCAATGGCTTTCTCAAAAACATAGCAAGGAAAACTGAAAGGATCTTGTAACATATATTCGTGAATACTATGACCAAGTAACCTTAAGCAACTCTGgttggcatataaaaaaaaaagttagaggaCCTTGGTCATTTCTAAAAGACAACGGAAGAGAAATGGTGAACAGCTGAAACCAAACATTGAGACAGGCATTGATGGTGAAGAAATGCTAGGAACACTTCAGTAGCTAATTTGAGTTTCAGTTAAGCATTGTGTCTGTGTACACGAGCAAGGACAAATAGTGCAGCAAACCACATCATTAAGACTGGGCAGTTTAAACTACTTCGAAAGGTTTACTATAGTCTTAAACCTTTTAAGTTTATCCATGCATCAATGAACACTCTGATATAGTCTATTAGATTTTGAGGAGCATTTGCCCATTCAGAACTTCCAGTTCAGTTTGTTATGCACGGTAACaaatgctgagatgagaaaCAAACATCATAAAGACATTCCTTACAATAACTTATTCTACTATCAACTATATCTTGATTTGGCTTTAAAGGACAGCCAATCAATAGCTAAATCTGTTAGATCAACATATAAACAACCAGTGACAGATAATAGGTTTGCCTTGGTCATGTAAACTGAAGGGTGAATTTATTTGGATGTGAAAGAGGGCACCTAGCATTGCATTCCAGGCACGAATAAATCTGCAAAGAAAATTCAAGCCAGACCTCTGATTGTAGCAACATTCCCTGCAAATATCAAGGTCATCCATTATAAAAGGGCCAATAGGGAGAAACACAATTCAACGATTATTAATTAGGGTCATTTCTTGGTCTAATGGTAAAAGCATTGACCTGTCAGGTTTCAGCACAATTTCCATATCTCTGTAAACAGACAAAATCTGCCAACATGAATTCTATTGAAAGAACAAAGCAAAGATGGGTGAGGAAAACTCTTACCATGAAATGCCCTTATAGATTACATTTAATGGGAACCTGTAAATGAATCAAAAGGCAAATATATCAAAGAGAAGACAAAAACTTTATTGTCTTTGGATCTTTTCTTGAGACTTGTCAGGGACTAACTCTCAAAGAAGTTACTGCATCTAATAAAGTCAGTGTTATCACAACTTTGACAGTAACGATATCTATTAAGAATCAGAAACTAAGTAGACAAGAAGAGATCTCTGAGAATGTCTGCAAGATATAAATAACTGAGCAAAAAGCtgattttattagaaatataaaatgtaTGTACAGGAGGCATTGTTCTCTGATTTGTAAAAGCTACAGCCAGGATACAGTGTTTGCTAACATGTAAATGATAGGACAAACTAGCTTGTACCTTGAACAAAAGATCTTTATGGTGAAGGTACCAACTTAATACAGGAACAAAATCCAAAGCATCCAAAAGGTTCACTTGAAAATCTTGTGAAGTCTACAAAAGAATCTATATAACCTAATTGTGGACCGGTGGCCAAATGACCATCCATATAACTGGTCATGTTTTTGACAACAGTGATTATGTGTTGTTTGTCAATAGTATAATGAACAAGACTATACAGAGAAAGACTTCAAACCATCATATTTAGATCTGAAAGGTCATCCATTGGAATTTCAAGGCCCATGAAATCAATGTCACCATGCTCTTGTAATCCATCATCATCAATGTTCAGCCATGAACCCAGATCCTGCCCTTGGCTGTCATCTAATACATCTATTCCTGGCAGCTGCAGGTTGGACAAATCAATAGCATCATCCAACACATCCAAGCCAAGCCTATCCTTTTCCTTTGCTTTGCTATTACTGTTGTTTTCACTTGACTTTGCCTCGGAAGGCAAAGTTGTCTTAGGTTGCTCCGATATCTTGCCAACAAGGCCATTCACAGAAACAGACAATTGCGTTGTTTTTTGCTTGGGCTTCGTTTTAGTTTTCCGCTCCCCCTTTTGATTAGATAATGTTGGTCGACCAATTTTAATAGATCCGTTTCTAGATAAAACCTCTCTGTTGTGCCCCTTTCCTTCCCTGTCTCTCTCACTCCTCTTCCCTTTTGTACTGCTCGATAGAGAACCTCCTATTCCTGATGGAGCACTTGATGGGCTACCAACAACATCATCAAGCAACAACTCCCTCTTCTTCATCCTGTTTGACCACGTATCTTCCTTACCAGTAATTTGTTCCGATAAGCGATTAACAGGTGGAAGCAGATCAGAAGGATTTGAGATGTGGCTATCCCCATTCTGACCCAAATGTAAAGTTCGAGGACTTGGCTGTGAACCCATGGAAGctgcagaaaacaaaaataacagtcCAAAATTGTTCCATGTGACTGGAAAACACAAATACAAAGGGTAAAACGACACATCACAGACAACAAGAACCCataaaaaagagatttaaaGAAAACACATCCACACATGAATGAATTCCAGAAGCAAATTCTGAGACATCAGAAAAAATACCTGAAACTCTGGCTTCCAAAGAGCGGGTTGAGGTATTGCCATACAACTTTGCGGATTCACCATCAGCAGGAGTATCCACTGATTGTGCACCATTTAGGCGGGCAGTCCCAGAAACGAACATATCCCTAAATGAGGGCTCACTGAAGCAGCTGTTTCCTGTAACTTCAAATTTATGACATCGCTCTAAAGTTCGTTTAACAAATGCTAAGGCAGCTTGCTTGGCCATTTTGCTACTGGAACTCTTCCCACCAGTGGCATTAGGACCCCAACAAGTCTATTAAATAATGCTGTGTTAGCTAACCATCAAATATATATCCAGAAGTTTTTAAACAATAACCTACCAGCCACCAGCATGATAAACAGTAAATGAAACAAGCttcaaaagagagagaaaaaaatgggtTGCTGTTTTCCAAGCAACTACCAAACACCAGTTAAGAATAGTCTACAAAGTAACAAAATGGCCGGACTCCAGGATGAAAATTGCATGTACACACGCTGATTCAACTCACCCCTCAGTGATGTGCACAGAGGGAGGGGGGAGTGCTGAAGTAGCTAACTAGCAAACCAAACCAGAAAAGTACAAGTTTTTAATCAAGGactttataattaaatcatgtCCTGAAAACTACatatttcaattgtttttcttccgTTCATGTACTCTGATGACACCATTAGTGACATTTACACCATTCACACCTTCAGACTTCAGAGCAATGCTGACTTGCTGCATTTCTCCAAATTATATCCTCCTACTTGGGTCATGAGAAAAGTTGGCAAAAGGCCATTCATTTCATGCTTTGGGCAGACCTACGTTGCCTCTCTATTAAACAACCTTTCACTGGGTTTCATCAAATCTTCCTGGAACAGGCATACCATATCAAGACAATTTGGACATGTGTTTCTCTAATTCTATCCTCCTACTTGGACCATGAGACGATTTGGTGAAAAGAACTCATTCCATGCTTCGAGCATTCCCATAGTATCTCTACTGAACAGCCAGTCACTGGATTTGGTCAAACATTTTGCTACAGGCATGCtatatgaaaagaacttgactGATGCAGGAGGTTGATTTCTCTTCCCACACTATGTCATTGACACTATTGTAGATTACTCTTATTTACAATGACAGCATGAGGATGAACAAGTGTGGTATTTAAGGCAATTATCATGCCCTGTGATGATCAAGAAAAAGTAGTTTCTGAAAAAGTAACATGATTAGATTATGTTCGTTGCATTTGGAATTCTAGAAACCTTTTGACAATTCACAAGGATTTTACCTTAGGGCCAAATGGGTTTCTATTTAATGAACCTCAgtgctaaatttatttttggttaggAAGCCTTTGCTGGATTTTCATCTGAATGCAATTTTCTACCTCTTGCTCAGATTGCCTTTTCAGATTTGAGTCTAATGGGTTATTGTTTCTTCAcaacaaatttttgttttaaccCATCCAGTTTGGTGGGCGATGAAAAGTGAGAAGTATCCATATCCATCAAATTCAATTCTTCCTTGCACTACATGGATGTTGATCAAATGGACCAACCCATTTTTTGGGGCAGTAAAGACCACTGACCAAAACAGAGGCCAGCATCatgaagaaaggaaaataaaaaaggtagaaTTTTGGCCAAGGACCAAGACCACACATATATGGACATTGTTATTTATGAGTAGTGATCACTCACAGCACTCAGTAATTATAGCTTTATAAGCCAACCaactaaataataatacttCATGAGTTTGTGAAAATAAGCTGCTGCAAATCCTACAAGGGTGACAATTACTTACAGCAAATTTCCAAATAAGCTACCCAAAAATCACACATAAATAATGCAATATTAGTCACCAGAAAATACAAAGTATGCCTCTCATTTACTCTATCTATCACTTCTATCGATCCATAATAGCCAATTCTAGCCCATTTTCACCAAAGCATGTTTGCAGTACAACCCTGAACAAGTTGCAAAAAGTATTGTTCCTAGTTTAAGAGGTCAGTTCAGATATATTGGGCATCATAGCCCTTTGGTCCCCAGTCTCAGCATACCGATATATTCATACCCAAACATGAAAAGAAATGTGAATGTATGAAGTGTAGGAAAGGAGAATAAAGTGTGAAAATTACCATGTACTTTTCATAAGCCATTGTGACGAGTTTGTCATGAGCACGTTGTTCAAATTCCCTATACAGCCATGTAGTATCATGAGTACATTGTGAGAGTTCAAGTGAAAAGGCAAAAACACACTTGGATTTATAGCAAGAATAAATTCTTTACTTTTCTTGGAGTTCTTTCATTTCTGAGGCATGTTTCAACAGCTTGTCTAATAAACCTTTCTTCCTTGAAACCTAtcataataacaaacaaaaccatGAGATGACCTCCTTTAAAGAATGAATTCATTGCAGGATGGAAAGTTCAACAGTATGTTTCAATGCAAGCAATAGATTCATATTTCAACTTCCTACTAAAAATGAAGAGTTAAAAAATTCACCATTCTgtagaaaattgaaaacaatcaTATGACATCAAAAAGACAGGAAAAAGtggaaaacaaaagagaaacataagTCTTGCTCGACTTAATATAAGAGATGtacataatataaatacatatacaGAGAGTGAGAGGGAAAGAGAATTAAAGGATAATTGATTGAAGTCATTTGCTATTAAGGCCTTTACAGTAAAATCAGAAGTACCTGCCCATGTTGATTCTCCTCTAATTTGCTAATGTGCCCACAGATTCCTTCATCATCCATCGGCATGTCAGGCTGTTTAAGGAAGATTACGTAATAAATGGCATACATTAACAGATCTTAGTGCTGTTGCAATAACATTACATATGACATTCGAAGGCAATCCCAGAAACCATTCAGCCAAATCCCCCCGTGCTCCCACCTCCCCACAACTGAGAGAAAAGAAACTTTAAAAAGGGGGcagaaagaagaaagggaaaaggaaaataagctccaaaaaaaaatttcatttaaatcctgACTAAAGAATCAAACATCTGAAGCCATTATGCTGCTAAAATTAGAAGATCCAACACATTACCCAGCCTCGTGGTCCAAAGACAAATCAAATGCAGGAAAAGAATGATGAAACAGTGAAAAGAATAACGTTAATGTGGAAATAAACTTACCATTGATTCAGGAAAAATTCCCAGGCTAAGAACCTCCAAACGAAGTTTTTCTTCAATCTTCATATTATCATATTGAAATTTGGAACAGGCCATCCCTGATACCAATGCATGGTCTGAAAGGACACCATTTATGGTATTTCTCAAGTTTGAGTCAATACCCATGTTTGGGATGCCTGAAATATCATTATCTGTCTCATCGTGGTCTGGCTTCCCACTCACCTTGCAACCACTAAATGCAACATGTCCAGAAAACTGAAAATTATCTAGGTGATTCACACGATTTGATTCCAACTCCTCATGTAGCTCGAAATCAGTTCCATATGCATCAAATTCCAGGTCTGCATTTCCAAGGGTACAATCTTCCTCTGAGGTCAAGGCTGCCAAGAGTAGCTGAGAAAGGGGAATTTCTCTATCTACAGGCATTAACTGATCTGGAAGAAGTTCTGAAGTCCTAGTTTCAGCAGCAAGCTCAAGCTCAACCTCCCTATCATGTTCAAATAACCCATACCCATTAGGGACAGTACTGTAGTTGTTTGCATCAGAATGGACTGGTGTTGCTGACGGTGCAGTAAACACAATACTTCCCTGAAAAATGAATCATATGGTTAAGGAAATTAATACAACTTGCAgttttgatatgattttattttacaaaaagagGCCATCACTGGCACAAAATAATATTGGGTAATACTTCACCATAATATTCAATAATCAATGATTATAACTTTGAGCATTAGAAAGGCATGAGTGCTGCTTGTAACATTCTATATAGAGTACGGATGCTCCACAGAGATATTACAGATAGGTAGAACCCTAAAAGAACTAGCACATATATATCTATGAATATGTTTGGTGAatataaaagagaaggaaaactaGTTTTTctagaaagaaatatattataatccGCCATGTAGTTAAAAGtatcaatttatcaaatatacatGTGAAAATTGTCTAATGtgcaaaataaattagattctAGCAAATTTAACAGATTGAAAGCATCAATACACCACTACACAACATCCATTCCATgttcaaaatcaagaaacacATATATAAGTTCATTAACATCTTAATATCAATCAATCTTCCAAATTGTTGGTTAGGAGAtgcaaaaaacatttatttactCCTCGTCTCAATCAAGATGAATGAAACCTTCATGAAAGAATACACAAGTTTACTAAAAAGAGATTCCAAGAGTCAAGACTCCATACATGGTACTGCTGCAGGTGGAGAAGTATTTGTGAATGGCTGATAATGGTTCAATTTCAAAGATATAAACCATTTGTTATTGATTAGCAACAAGAGCTTATATCAATATGCGTAATTTTATCAATGGGCTTGTCATCTCCCTTAATGAGGAATTCTTCTTTCTCTACCTacatgctgctgctgctgaactAAATGAATGAATCTTGCTGAAAACAAGAATATAATTCCATCTAATAggaaaacattaaaatgatagaaaatagaaagaaagaaagaagtccTCTACCATTTGCAACAATAGTCTAAACATTTTTGCAACAAATATCCATGAGTAATACTGCTGGATATGGACACAACCActgaaatttgataaatatagaAGTCTATCAACAATTTTGGACACGCACACACACTTAAATTATATGAAGGTCAAACAGGACTCACTTAGCTGTATGATTAAGCTTTCATAATAAGATAATTACTATTAATACATTGAATGATCATGGCTAAGTTTATAAAATGCTGCTAAGTGGAGGCGGAACAATTTTAATGCATCCTACATAAACTAAATTGAAGAACAAAAGGCCTTACCTGTTGTTTCAAGTGAGCAATGTCTACATCAGATATAAAACCAAAGAATGTCTCCATTTGCCTCCAAAATGAGCTCAAAAAGGCTAGGTCTGCAGTGACAATCAAATCAATTAACCAACAAAGACAGAATTCAAGCaataaaaggaacaaaaaatttCAGTGACAAGTACCAGGATTAATAACAGCACTTGCAGCAGCCAATAGCTCTTCATGCCCACCTTCTGaaccaactaaaaaaaccaaaaccaaaagtAAATGGatggaaaagaagagagatgGAAAGAAAACATTTAGGGTATCAGAAAATTATCTGAGGGACTTTGAAGTAAAGTACCAAGAAAATCTGCTGTTGCATTGACTGTTGTATTCTTTTGGCGTGTATAAGCCTTACGATCAGAGAGTTTTCTGGTTGGAGGACGGCCTGTCTTGCTGCacaaaaatatttcttgaaaatatgAGTTTCCAATCTGACATGCAGCAATGCTAGATAAAAAGAAGACATTTGATGGATAACTAGAAAATTTGATGCAGAATGTTGAcctttcatttttatcaaaaccaAGTCTGGCACTTCTAAGCTGTTTTGCTGTTCCAACATTGCCCAGTTTCTCAACTGCTGTTGGCACAAGAGACCTTGTTGAAGTAAAACCCCTCCCAGTCCTCCCTTGCCTGCGAACACCATCTCCAATATCTTCACCTGAAACCAGCTTGTTCTTTCTTGATGGAAGGCCCAAAGGTGATATCTTTTGAACATTCTGCCCAGCTTTCTCATCTATCTCATCAGACTTTCTGCTCTTATCTTTAGATTTAACCTCTGTAGCCCCTGATTCTTCACTTTCTGATAAAACAGCTGACGATAAAGTGTCACCTTTTAATTTAACTTGCTGAGGAGAATTGCCACTCAAGCGCCTGGCAAATCCCACCCCAATTTCATTACCTGAAACATCAGATACACTATCCAAAGTGGGACTTTCATCATTGTTAACAATGGGAACCAAATTTGTTCTTCTAGCTGTTCGATAGATCTTCTGTGGCCTCTGACCAGCCCAGTGAGCAACAGGTGGAGACGAAGACCGAGCAGATGCTGTGCGTTTGCGGTTGTTAGCTCCAACAGCAGGTGGCTTGTTCGTACAATGAGAGAGCTCCCAATCATTGGGAGCAGTTGCTCTATGGACAACTGGGGACAACTTGGGCATAATACCTGAACCTGATCGGGGAGCCCGAATGGACGGATTCATTTTTGCACTGGAAGTGGGACTAGCAGAATTAAAATCATCCCGAACAGCCCTGAGCATTGTAGAGAAACAAAGGATAGTGAATCCATGTACAGCCTGATCAAACATATTAACGGTGCAAAAGAAGGGcgtaataaagaaaaagaaagtttcCTATAAAATAgtcaaggaaaaaacaattcaaagaaCAAGAGATTTTCCATTTATCCAAAGAGAAAAATCCAATATGATAAGGAAAGAAACAGAGCTAAATGAATGgaatataaataacaacaaaggtAATGGAatacaacaaacaacaacagttatggaatataaataacaacaaaggtATGTGAATGAATGTGTTAAGGATGCAGTGCATACTTAGTAACAGCTCTGATATTCACCCTTTCCTTATCTGAACCAAGAGGGCGTTCTCTCCTATCATTTAGAAGAGAACTGTTCTCCAGGTCAGTCCTAGGGGTCATCGATCGCACGCTCAAGCCTGTTGGTTGTGAGATACCATCTATTTTTCCAACTCCAACAGCACCATTAGAAACTCCAGGCCTATAGAGAAATACAAGTTAATCTTGCCTCACAAACTGGAGATTGCAGGATGTAAAGCAATTACCAAAAGTATATAACCGAACAAATCTTCCTCTAAAGTTAaattaagcttgaaaaaaaaaaaacagagaaaggaTTCTAACAATAATTTAGAATAACTGAATTTACTTTTGATTATTGTTTCAGTGAAAGCCATTTTGACCATCATGTGAGGCCAAAATCTGGACCAAAATCCCAGAACTAGTGATGGGTTTTGATCTTAGCAAAGAGTGGCAAGAACTTCACAAATCTTTACAGCTAGTCAAGCACATCATATACTAACCACATAATCATTAAAGCAATCCTCAATGACAACTACTTCCACAactgaaacaaaaggaaaattgtattattgcaaaaaaaatcttgatgtgAAATTTGAGATAACCAGTATATTACATCTctacaaaatatgttttttatctcCTTCATAAATAGGCATTCAAGGCTGTAACTGTGCATCTCACGAAGGTACATGTAACCAAATGTGCTTTGAATTTTATTGCTGTAAACTGGGTTGTTTTTCTTCACTAATTTCTTGAAGCTAGCCCATATAAGAAAAATACAGCTCAGGAAAACATCATATATAGGAGAGAtaatcacaaaaattaaaagaaacaactACATTTTACCATAATGGTGTGTCATTtttctcccccttttttttaattaacacacCCTTGTCCCACAACAAGTAGTGTAAATGCATAAAATTGATGTTGGCTCCCACAAAAATTCTAGACCTTAGACTCAACCATAAATGGAAAGAGGATGataacaaaaaggaaagaaacaacaGTGGCATAAAATAAAGATAGCATTATAATATCATGTGACAAACAATAGAAAACTGCATGAGTGTTTGATACAAATCCTCCTATTGGAGTAAAGCAACCACAAGGctcaaaaacaataattagGAGATAACAGAGGTAGTGTAAGGAACTCAAAAATTATGGAAAAATGATGACTAAACGAAATGGCAAAACATCGTGGTGTATGTTCACAGGTGCTATTGTAGTCATCGCACGCAGGTAGAGAAATAGATCACTTTCAGAAGGCATACCTGAACCCATGGGAATCAATATTCATTCTTGAACGAGCATCAGTACCAGGTCTTTGCAGCGCTCCCTGTTTTGATTCCCGATAGCC includes:
- the LOC118047973 gene encoding uncharacterized protein isoform X3, which produces MGNALVRPSGIVDRDREMLRLANSGAVQGEDRSLSIGVDGWEKTKMKKKRSGIKPDVASNMVSTKPSDGYRESKQGALQRPGTDARSRMNIDSHGFRPGVSNGAVGVGKIDGISQPTGLSVRSMTPRTDLENSSLLNDRRERPLGSDKERVNIRAVTKAVRDDFNSASPTSSAKMNPSIRAPRSGSGIMPKLSPVVHRATAPNDWELSHCTNKPPAVGANNRKRTASARSSSPPVAHWAGQRPQKIYRTARRTNLVPIVNNDESPTLDSVSDVSGNEIGVGFARRLSGNSPQQVKLKGDTLSSAVLSESEESGATEVKSKDKSRKSDEIDEKAGQNVQKISPLGLPSRKNKLVSGEDIGDGVRRQGRTGRGFTSTRSLVPTAVEKLGNVGTAKQLRSARLGFDKNESKTGRPPTRKLSDRKAYTRQKNTTVNATADFLVGSEGGHEELLAAASAVINPDLAFLSSFWRQMETFFGFISDVDIAHLKQQGSIVFTAPSATPVHSDANNYSTVPNGYGLFEHDREVELELAAETRTSELLPDQLMPVDREIPLSQLLLAALTSEEDCTLGNADLEFDAYGTDFELHEELESNRVNHLDNFQFSGHVAFSGCKVSGKPDHDETDNDISGIPNMGIDSNLRNTINGVLSDHALVSGMACSKFQYDNMKIEEKLRLEVLSLGIFPESMPDMPMDDEGICGHISKLEENQHGQVSRKKGLLDKLLKHASEMKELQEKEFEQRAHDKLVTMAYEKYMTCWGPNATGGKSSSSKMAKQAALAFVKRTLERCHKFEVTGNSCFSEPSFRDMFVSGTARLNGAQSVDTPADGESAKLYGNTSTRSLEARVSASMGSQPSPRTLHLGQNGDSHISNPSDLLPPVNRLSEQITGKEDTWSNRMKKRELLLDDVVGSPSSAPSGIGGSLSSSTKGKRSERDREGKGHNREVLSRNGSIKIGRPTLSNQKGERKTKTKPKQKTTQLSVSVNGLVGKISEQPKTTLPSEAKSSENNSNSKAKEKDRLGLDVLDDAIDLSNLQLPGIDVLDDSQGQDLGSWLNIDDDGLQEHGDIDFMGLEIPMDDLSDLNMMV
- the LOC118047973 gene encoding uncharacterized protein isoform X1; this encodes MATSSKFDMSSDSPDRPIYSSGHRGSHLAAQMDRSSSFRESTENPILSSVPNMARSSVVVAQGDVVNFFQCMRFDPKVVAADHKSSRQGDFKRHMNAALGISADDSSGSLKGKVVLSPSPEEIKRVRDGLRGSSVKGRERMKIFTEALSAFNKFFPTIPSKKRSRLEGYSNDRPNASVSSDRSVLVPSLGKMGIQNHSATSGFELEQQKSEERTKNIVPNKRTRTSLVDVRGNALVRPSGIVDRDREMLRLANSGAVQGEDRSLSIGVDGWEKTKMKKKRSGIKPDVASNMVSTKPSDGYRESKQGALQRPGTDARSRMNIDSHGFRPGVSNGAVGVGKIDGISQPTGLSVRSMTPRTDLENSSLLNDRRERPLGSDKERVNIRAVTKAVRDDFNSASPTSSAKMNPSIRAPRSGSGIMPKLSPVVHRATAPNDWELSHCTNKPPAVGANNRKRTASARSSSPPVAHWAGQRPQKIYRTARRTNLVPIVNNDESPTLDSVSDVSGNEIGVGFARRLSGNSPQQVKLKGDTLSSAVLSESEESGATEVKSKDKSRKSDEIDEKAGQNVQKISPLGLPSRKNKLVSGEDIGDGVRRQGRTGRGFTSTRSLVPTAVEKLGNVGTAKQLRSARLGFDKNESKTGRPPTRKLSDRKAYTRQKNTTVNATADFLVGSEGGHEELLAAASAVINPDLAFLSSFWRQMETFFGFISDVDIAHLKQQGSIVFTAPSATPVHSDANNYSTVPNGYGLFEHDREVELELAAETRTSELLPDQLMPVDREIPLSQLLLAALTSEEDCTLGNADLEFDAYGTDFELHEELESNRVNHLDNFQFSGHVAFSGCKVSGKPDHDETDNDISGIPNMGIDSNLRNTINGVLSDHALVSGMACSKFQYDNMKIEEKLRLEVLSLGIFPESMPDMPMDDEGICGHISKLEENQHGQVSRKKGLLDKLLKHASEMKELQEKEFEQRAHDKLVTMAYEKYMTCWGPNATGGKSSSSKMAKQAALAFVKRTLERCHKFEVTGNSCFSEPSFRDMFVSGTARLNGAQSVDTPADGESAKLYGNTSTRSLEARVSASMGSQPSPRTLHLGQNGDSHISNPSDLLPPVNRLSEQITGKEDTWSNRMKKRELLLDDVVGSPSSAPSGIGGSLSSSTKGKRSERDREGKGHNREVLSRNGSIKIGRPTLSNQKGERKTKTKPKQKTTQLSVSVNGLVGKISEQPKTTLPSEAKSSENNSNSKAKEKDRLGLDVLDDAIDLSNLQLPGIDVLDDSQGQDLGSWLNIDDDGLQEHGDIDFMGLEIPMDDLSDLNMMV
- the LOC118047973 gene encoding uncharacterized protein isoform X2, whose amino-acid sequence is MKIFTEALSAFNKFFPTIPSKKRSRLEGYSNDRPNASVSSDRSVLVPSLGKMGIQNHSATSGFELEQQKSEERTKNIVPNKRTRTSLVDVRGNALVRPSGIVDRDREMLRLANSGAVQGEDRSLSIGVDGWEKTKMKKKRSGIKPDVASNMVSTKPSDGYRESKQGALQRPGTDARSRMNIDSHGFRPGVSNGAVGVGKIDGISQPTGLSVRSMTPRTDLENSSLLNDRRERPLGSDKERVNIRAVTKAVRDDFNSASPTSSAKMNPSIRAPRSGSGIMPKLSPVVHRATAPNDWELSHCTNKPPAVGANNRKRTASARSSSPPVAHWAGQRPQKIYRTARRTNLVPIVNNDESPTLDSVSDVSGNEIGVGFARRLSGNSPQQVKLKGDTLSSAVLSESEESGATEVKSKDKSRKSDEIDEKAGQNVQKISPLGLPSRKNKLVSGEDIGDGVRRQGRTGRGFTSTRSLVPTAVEKLGNVGTAKQLRSARLGFDKNESKTGRPPTRKLSDRKAYTRQKNTTVNATADFLVGSEGGHEELLAAASAVINPDLAFLSSFWRQMETFFGFISDVDIAHLKQQGSIVFTAPSATPVHSDANNYSTVPNGYGLFEHDREVELELAAETRTSELLPDQLMPVDREIPLSQLLLAALTSEEDCTLGNADLEFDAYGTDFELHEELESNRVNHLDNFQFSGHVAFSGCKVSGKPDHDETDNDISGIPNMGIDSNLRNTINGVLSDHALVSGMACSKFQYDNMKIEEKLRLEVLSLGIFPESMPDMPMDDEGICGHISKLEENQHGQVSRKKGLLDKLLKHASEMKELQEKEFEQRAHDKLVTMAYEKYMTCWGPNATGGKSSSSKMAKQAALAFVKRTLERCHKFEVTGNSCFSEPSFRDMFVSGTARLNGAQSVDTPADGESAKLYGNTSTRSLEARVSASMGSQPSPRTLHLGQNGDSHISNPSDLLPPVNRLSEQITGKEDTWSNRMKKRELLLDDVVGSPSSAPSGIGGSLSSSTKGKRSERDREGKGHNREVLSRNGSIKIGRPTLSNQKGERKTKTKPKQKTTQLSVSVNGLVGKISEQPKTTLPSEAKSSENNSNSKAKEKDRLGLDVLDDAIDLSNLQLPGIDVLDDSQGQDLGSWLNIDDDGLQEHGDIDFMGLEIPMDDLSDLNMMV